Within the Microbacterium terricola genome, the region CCTGAGCGGCTGAGCGGGCGTCAGATCCCGGTCGCGGGCGGGCTCGACGTGACGTACCACGAGCCCTACGGGGTGGTCGGGGTCATCGTGCCGTGGAACTTCCCGATGACGATCGCGTCGTGGGCATTCGGGCCCGCGCTCGCCGCCGGAAACGCCGTCGTGCTCAAGCCGGCGGAGCTCACCCCGCTGACCGCCGTGCGGCTGGGTGAGCTGGCGCTCGAAGCCGGGCTGCCCGATGGCCTGTTCGCGGTGGTCACCGGCTCCGGGTCGGTCGTCGGTCAGCGGTTCGTGACGCATCCCGATGTCCACAAGGTCGTCTTCACCGGCTCGACCGAGGTGGGTGTCGACGTCGCCGCCGGATGCGCTCGGATGCTGAAGCCCGTCACCCTCGAGCTCGGCGGCAAGAGCGCCAACATCGTCTTCGACGACGCGGACCTCGAGCGGGCCGCTGCCGCCGTTCCCGGTTCGGTGTTCGACAACGCGGGGCAGGACTGCTGCGCGCGCAGCCGACTGCTCGTGCAGCGGAGCGTCTTCGACCGCTTCCTCGAGCTTCTCGAGCCCGCGGTGGCGGGCTGGCGGGTGGGGGATCCGGCGCTCGCGTCCACGCAGATGGGTCCGCTCATCTCGGCGGCTCACCGCGACACGGTGTCGTCCTTCCTCGACGGCGCCGATGTGGCGTTCCGTGGCGCGGCACCCGAGGGTGCGGGCTTCTGGTTCGCGCCGGCGGTGGTGCTCGCCGAGCCGGGCGACCGCATCGCGCAGGACGAGGTGTTCGGCCCCGTGGTGGCCGTGCTGCCGTTCGATGACGAGGCGGATGCGGTGCGCCTGGCCAACGACACCCCCTACGGCCTCGCGGGCTCCCTGTGGACCGAGAACCTGGGCCGCGCCGTGCGCGTCTCGCGCGGCGTGCGCAGCGGCGTGCTGTCGGTGAACTCGCACTCGTCCGTGCGGTACGCGACCCCGTTCGGCGGGATGAAGGCGTCGGGCCTGGGCCGCGAGCTCGGTCCGGACGCTGCCGAGCACTTCACCGAGACCAAGAACGTCTTCTACGCGACGGACGCCCAATGACATCCCATTCCGTTTACGGACGCGACACGCCGCTTCGGCGCGGCGGGACGCGGCGTGTCGCGTCCGTAAACGGGTGGGGGGAGCCAGCCACATGAAAGGAACGCGATGGATCTGACCCAGCGACTCAAGGACCGGGTGGCCATCATCACGGGCGGCGCGAGCGGCATCGGCTTGGCCACGGCCAAGCGGTTCGCCGCGGAGGGGGCGATCGTCGTGATCGCCGACCTCGACCCGACCTCGGGCGAGGCGGCGGCGAGCGAGGTCGGCGGCCTCTACCGGCACGTCGACGTCGCCGATGAGGGCTCCGTCGACGCGCTGTTCGACGGCGTCGCCGACCAGTTCGGGCACCTCGACATCGCGTTCAACAACGCCGGCATCTCGCCCGCCGACGACGACTCGATCGAGACCACCGAGCTGCCCGCGTGGGACCGCGTGCAGGACGTCAACCTGAAGAGCGTCTACCTCTGCTCGCGTGCAGCCCTGCGCCACATGGTCCCGGCCGGCCGCGGCTCGATCGTCAACACCGCGTCGTTCGTCGCGCTGCTCGGCTCGGCGACTTCGCAGATCTCGTACACCGCCTCCAAGGGCGGCGTCCTGGCGATGACGCGGGAGCTGGGCGTGCAGTTCGCACGTCAGGGCATCCGCGTGAACGCGCTCTGCCCCGGCCCGGTCAACACGCCGCTGCTGCAGGAGCTGTTCGCGAAGGACCCCGAGCGCGCGCAGCGCCGCCTGGTCCACGTGCCGGTCGGGCGGTTCGCGGAGCCGGAGGAG harbors:
- a CDS encoding 3-oxoacyl-ACP reductase, whose amino-acid sequence is MDLTQRLKDRVAIITGGASGIGLATAKRFAAEGAIVVIADLDPTSGEAAASEVGGLYRHVDVADEGSVDALFDGVADQFGHLDIAFNNAGISPADDDSIETTELPAWDRVQDVNLKSVYLCSRAALRHMVPAGRGSIVNTASFVALLGSATSQISYTASKGGVLAMTRELGVQFARQGIRVNALCPGPVNTPLLQELFAKDPERAQRRLVHVPVGRFAEPEEMAAAVAFLASDDASFITATAFVVDGGITNAYVTPL
- a CDS encoding aldehyde dehydrogenase family protein, with product MTAPGGLFTLINPSTGQGFREVPRATVEEVDDTVARAVVAQRAWAELAPVARADALRAFARVVEAHGEELAQLEVLNSGHPIESARWEAAHVAQVLNFSAGAPERLSGRQIPVAGGLDVTYHEPYGVVGVIVPWNFPMTIASWAFGPALAAGNAVVLKPAELTPLTAVRLGELALEAGLPDGLFAVVTGSGSVVGQRFVTHPDVHKVVFTGSTEVGVDVAAGCARMLKPVTLELGGKSANIVFDDADLERAAAAVPGSVFDNAGQDCCARSRLLVQRSVFDRFLELLEPAVAGWRVGDPALASTQMGPLISAAHRDTVSSFLDGADVAFRGAAPEGAGFWFAPAVVLAEPGDRIAQDEVFGPVVAVLPFDDEADAVRLANDTPYGLAGSLWTENLGRAVRVSRGVRSGVLSVNSHSSVRYATPFGGMKASGLGRELGPDAAEHFTETKNVFYATDAQ